From the Alloalcanivorax dieselolei B5 genome, one window contains:
- the rpmF gene encoding 50S ribosomal protein L32, whose translation MAVQQNRKTRSKRGMRRSHDALSAATLTEDSNTGEVHRRHHISPDGMYRGRQVLRTADLDEEE comes from the coding sequence ATGGCTGTTCAACAGAATCGCAAAACCCGTTCCAAGCGCGGTATGCGTCGTTCCCACGATGCGCTGTCCGCCGCCACGCTGACCGAAGACAGCAACACCGGTGAAGTGCATCGCCGTCACCACATCTCTCCGGACGGCATGTACCGCGGCCGCCAGGTTCTGCGCACCGCGGACCTGGACGAAGAAGAATAA
- a CDS encoding YceD family protein yields the protein MFSGQLPPYLEPRKFADQERVIEGEARVGDLPRLREYRESQDQPVRVSLAFGRDEDGHRCVRGQVETTLVLICQRCLEPVHQRILANVDLTMVWSEEQAKALPAHLDPLLVTEERLPLADVLEEELLLAMPLVALHDQCPNPLPDTRDDGEDGEGRDKDNPDNPFAVLAQLKGRRK from the coding sequence ATGTTTTCAGGGCAACTGCCACCGTACCTGGAACCGCGCAAGTTCGCGGACCAGGAGCGCGTCATCGAGGGCGAAGCTCGGGTTGGGGATCTTCCCCGGCTGCGAGAATATCGCGAGAGCCAGGACCAGCCGGTCCGGGTGTCGCTGGCTTTTGGCCGCGACGAGGACGGGCACCGGTGCGTTCGGGGCCAGGTGGAAACCACGTTGGTGTTGATTTGCCAGCGCTGCCTTGAACCCGTGCACCAGCGGATCCTCGCCAATGTGGACCTGACCATGGTCTGGAGCGAGGAGCAGGCAAAGGCATTGCCCGCGCACCTGGATCCTCTGCTGGTCACCGAAGAGCGCCTGCCGTTGGCGGATGTGCTCGAGGAAGAGCTGCTATTGGCAATGCCACTGGTGGCGCTGCATGATCAATGCCCGAATCCGCTGCCGGATACCCGCGACGATGGGGAAGACGGCGAGGGCCGGGACAAAGACAATCCGGATAACCCCTTTGCCGTGCTGGCCCAGCTCAAGGGTCGCCGCAAGTAA
- a CDS encoding Maf family protein: MVNDTQPTLILASSSPFRRELLGKLGLPFTAASPDIDESALPGESATELVLRLARLKARALAANHPDALIIGSDQVCVLDGAILGKPGDRDNAITQLTNASGRSVVFHTGLCLYNSATGRHQSGCENFTVHFRTLDQDRIRRYVDNEKPFNCAGSFKSEGLGIVLFKALEGRDPNALVGLPLILLTDFLAAEGVSLP, translated from the coding sequence ATGGTGAATGACACTCAGCCGACACTGATTCTGGCCTCTTCCTCTCCGTTTCGCCGTGAGCTGCTGGGCAAACTGGGGCTGCCTTTCACCGCCGCCAGTCCGGACATCGACGAATCCGCCCTGCCCGGCGAAAGCGCCACCGAGCTGGTACTTCGCCTGGCCCGGCTGAAAGCCCGGGCCCTGGCCGCCAACCACCCCGACGCGCTGATCATCGGCTCCGACCAGGTGTGTGTGCTGGATGGCGCCATTCTCGGCAAACCCGGCGACCGGGACAACGCCATCACCCAGCTAACCAACGCCAGTGGCCGCAGCGTGGTGTTTCATACCGGCCTGTGCCTGTATAACAGCGCCACCGGCCGCCATCAAAGCGGCTGCGAAAACTTCACCGTGCATTTCCGCACTCTGGACCAGGACCGCATCCGTCGCTACGTGGACAATGAAAAACCGTTCAATTGCGCCGGCAGCTTCAAGTCCGAGGGGCTTGGCATCGTCCTGTTCAAGGCACTGGAAGGCCGGGACCCCAACGCCCTGGTAGGGCTGCCGTTGATTTTACTGACCGACTTCCTGGCCGCGGAAGGCGTCAGCCTGCCCTGA
- the sppA gene encoding signal peptide peptidase SppA, whose translation MDSNQPPSQPQGSNKEWKLIEKLLGQAQAEQRKSRRWGIFFKTLTFIYLFVVLFMLIPGRDGALAVSEPHVAVVDVDGVISADSEAAADLISAGLREAFEADNAKAVLLRINSPGGSPVQSNQVYNEIRRLREKHPEKKVYAAITDTGASGAYYIASAADDIYADPASIVGSIGVIMAGFGLQEAAEKLGVERRVYTAGENKDLMDPFAPVNPAHRQHVQAMLDEIHQQFIAAVKQGRGDRLRVDGHPELFSGLFWTGERALDLGLIDGLKSPGQVARDVIGVDKLVNYTYSPSPVEQLLQRFGVSIGKGLGSSLGLEQYLPDLR comes from the coding sequence ATGGATTCGAATCAACCGCCGTCCCAGCCGCAAGGCAGTAATAAAGAGTGGAAGCTGATCGAGAAGCTGCTGGGACAGGCCCAGGCGGAGCAGCGTAAAAGTCGCCGCTGGGGCATTTTCTTCAAGACGCTGACCTTTATTTACCTGTTTGTCGTGCTGTTCATGTTGATCCCCGGCCGCGACGGCGCTTTGGCCGTTTCCGAGCCCCACGTGGCGGTGGTGGACGTGGACGGCGTCATTAGCGCCGACAGCGAGGCCGCGGCGGACCTGATCAGTGCCGGTCTGCGGGAAGCGTTCGAGGCGGACAACGCCAAGGCGGTGTTGCTGCGCATCAACAGTCCCGGCGGGTCACCGGTGCAATCCAATCAGGTTTACAACGAGATCCGGCGGTTGCGCGAGAAGCATCCGGAGAAGAAAGTCTATGCGGCGATCACCGACACCGGTGCCTCCGGGGCCTACTATATTGCTTCGGCCGCTGATGATATCTACGCCGATCCGGCTAGCATCGTCGGCTCCATCGGCGTGATCATGGCCGGATTCGGCCTGCAGGAAGCGGCGGAGAAGCTGGGCGTGGAGCGCCGTGTCTACACCGCCGGCGAGAACAAGGACCTGATGGATCCGTTCGCGCCGGTCAATCCGGCCCATCGCCAGCACGTGCAGGCGATGCTGGACGAAATTCACCAGCAGTTTATTGCCGCGGTGAAGCAGGGGCGCGGTGACCGCTTGCGGGTGGATGGCCATCCGGAATTGTTCTCCGGTCTGTTCTGGACCGGTGAGCGGGCTCTGGATTTGGGGCTGATCGACGGTCTCAAGAGCCCCGGCCAGGTGGCCCGCGATGTCATCGGAGTTGATAAGCTGGTGAACTACACCTACAGCCCGTCTCCGGTGGAGCAACTGCTGCAGCGCTTCGGCGTTTCCATCGGCAAGGGGCTGGGCAGCAGTCTGGGGCTGGAGCAGTACCTGCCGGATCTGCGTTGA
- a CDS encoding HAD-IA family hydrolase, which yields MSYDLVIFDWDGTVMDSTARIVACMHGAARDLDLPALEDEQVRGIIGLGLPEAILTLYPFLDEVMVTTMRERYAHHFVLAERSPSVPYPGARDTLLALREQGLQLAVATGKSRKGLDRVWTNTGLGALFHASRCADESRSKPHPAMVLELLEELRVAPERALMVGDTTFDLDMAEAAGVDRVAVSYGAHTPERLRQRSPRALIDALPQLLPLIGVGVTTRGADVDGFESTAVPAARQ from the coding sequence ATGAGCTACGATCTGGTGATTTTCGACTGGGACGGCACGGTGATGGATTCCACCGCCCGTATCGTCGCCTGCATGCACGGAGCCGCCCGTGATCTGGATCTGCCGGCGCTGGAAGATGAGCAGGTGCGCGGCATTATCGGCCTCGGCCTGCCGGAAGCGATCCTCACTTTGTACCCCTTTCTGGACGAAGTCATGGTGACCACCATGCGCGAACGGTATGCTCATCATTTCGTATTGGCGGAGCGTTCCCCCAGTGTGCCTTATCCAGGTGCCCGCGATACCTTGCTGGCGCTGCGCGAGCAGGGGCTGCAGCTGGCGGTCGCCACCGGCAAGTCACGCAAGGGGTTGGACCGGGTCTGGACCAACACCGGCCTGGGTGCCTTGTTTCACGCCTCCCGTTGCGCCGATGAAAGCCGCTCCAAGCCGCATCCGGCCATGGTGCTGGAGCTGCTGGAGGAATTGAGAGTGGCGCCGGAGCGGGCGTTGATGGTGGGGGACACCACCTTTGATCTGGATATGGCCGAGGCCGCCGGGGTCGACCGGGTGGCGGTCAGCTATGGCGCCCACACGCCGGAGCGCCTGCGCCAGCGGAGTCCGCGGGCGCTGATCGATGCTTTGCCACAGTTACTGCCCCTGATCGGGGTAGGGGTAACCACGCGAGGAGCAGATGTAGATGGATTCGAATCAACCGCCGTCCCAGCCGCAAGGCAGTAA
- a CDS encoding RluA family pseudouridine synthase, protein MSETPSADRVSFVTIDEGRDGQRLDNFLITHLKGVPRSRIYRIIRSGEVRVNKKRAKQTTRLANGDIVRVPPIRTAESEAPPKVSDALAERLSRTLIYEDEYLFIFNKPAGLAVHGGSGVSLGLIEALRVLYPEERELELVHRLDRDTSGCIMVARRRSFLRRLQRLMQQGGVEKRYWLLCQGFKGKERRIEAPLLKLMQGNERVVRVSREGKPSITDFRLLERLGGVSLVEATLGTGRTHQIRVHSQFGGFALLGDDKYGNDQGDRLLGELGVRRLCLHAHSLTFRHPLSEQRVRVEAPLDEDFESILAALRRRSRS, encoded by the coding sequence ATGTCCGAGACCCCCTCCGCCGACCGCGTATCCTTTGTCACCATTGATGAAGGGCGTGACGGTCAACGCCTGGATAATTTCCTCATCACGCACCTCAAGGGCGTGCCCCGTTCCCGTATCTACCGGATCATCCGTTCCGGCGAGGTACGGGTGAACAAAAAGCGCGCCAAGCAGACCACCCGCCTGGCGAATGGCGACATCGTGCGCGTTCCGCCGATCCGCACCGCCGAGTCCGAGGCGCCGCCGAAAGTCAGCGACGCTCTGGCGGAGCGGCTTTCCCGCACCCTTATTTATGAAGACGAGTACCTGTTCATCTTCAACAAGCCGGCGGGACTGGCGGTGCACGGCGGCAGCGGCGTCAGTCTCGGTCTGATCGAGGCGCTGCGGGTGCTCTATCCGGAGGAGCGGGAACTGGAACTGGTGCACCGGCTTGATCGGGATACCAGTGGCTGCATCATGGTGGCGCGCCGGCGCAGTTTTTTGCGCCGATTGCAGCGGTTGATGCAGCAGGGCGGCGTGGAAAAGCGCTACTGGCTGTTATGCCAGGGCTTCAAGGGCAAGGAGCGCCGTATCGAAGCGCCATTGCTCAAGTTGATGCAGGGAAACGAGCGGGTGGTGCGCGTGTCCCGGGAGGGCAAGCCCTCGATCACCGACTTCCGGCTGCTCGAGCGCCTCGGCGGTGTCAGTCTGGTGGAAGCGACTCTGGGCACCGGGCGCACCCACCAGATCCGCGTACACAGTCAGTTCGGTGGCTTCGCGCTGTTGGGGGATGACAAGTACGGCAACGATCAGGGTGATCGCCTGCTTGGGGAACTTGGCGTGCGTCGTTTGTGTCTGCATGCCCATAGCCTGACTTTCCGGCATCCGCTCAGCGAGCAGCGGGTGCGGGTGGAGGCTCCCCTGGACGAGGATTTCGAGTCGATCCTGGCGGCGCTGCGGCGCCGCTCCCGATCCTGA
- the rne gene encoding ribonuclease E, protein MKRMLINAAHPEEVRVALVDGQRLYDLDIEHRSREQKKANIYKGKITRIEPSLEAAFVDFGAERHGFLPLKEISRQYFTKDPKDIQGRINIKDVIKEGQEVIIQVDKEERGNKGAALTTFISLAGRYLVLMPNNPRAGGISRRIEGEERQQLKEALASLKLPDEMGVIVRTAGLGRGAEELQWDLDYLLKLWDSISEASQSRKAPFLIYQESNVIIRAIRDYLRKDIGEVLIDSEKVFEEAQAFVQQVMADYKHKIKLYNEEIPLFSRFQIESQIETAFEREVKLPSGGSIVIDPTEALVSIDINSSRATKGADIEETALQTNLEAADEIARQLRLRDIGGLIVVDFIDMGPARNQREVENRMRDALEADRARIQLGRISRFGLLELSRQRLRPSLGETSSIVCPRCNGQGHIRDVKSLALSILRLIEEEVMKERTGEIQAQVPVAVGTFLLNEKRPVLRDIETAHNARVVVIPNPNLETPHFLVERIRDDQVKSQTSHELELVDNSAEEPVTNTQEAPAKPQEPAVKLITPDTAPPTPKAQPAAAAPAPAAAPAAAESAPGLFARLLGWFAAVFGGGAGQEQKQQSKGGQKDGRRQQERAPQNRDQRDNRDKERGRRQPERGNNRNNRNRRDDSEQQDDNRRGNRGNQNRNRNKAEGRDGDNAGGGNNRRGRNRGGDRSSDNKSTDNKSSDAKSSDTKATDAKANESQGRQERRGEGPKANRRQEAKDDRPLRERERPRKSQDDRKAPQQDAQQQRKEEPRNDGNKAAAQRDNGQRRNDQRQQNAGRGESQADDKQDAGNGGAPVQPPLMTSEDNTPGRDQERGDSRPPKAKLVPAQEGAHEGGEGNAQAEQAPAQANPAQAKPVQDGDASKDAPAEQQKDSSRQQHDKPVSKPQQPEQETKQEAPKPAAEAPARDENPAAAAEAEEQSVPRAGNDPRQRNRQAAAQAQAETKPQASEPEHTNDGPATQPEPVTKPVVEKPAAPAAEEPQPAVEPAPAPVKAAEKAPEKAEDSKPVPAEPPKPAAPTVEPETEQKAEPKAEPTAATSPTDDAKPEVDSKPAEAAKPSVSAEQPAPASDAQGTGSEAAPQAPAAAPQGRASNDPRLRRRQQQQQAAAAADSTKDADTGA, encoded by the coding sequence ATGAAACGTATGTTGATCAACGCCGCCCATCCCGAAGAGGTTCGGGTGGCCCTGGTGGACGGCCAGCGTCTTTATGACCTGGATATCGAGCACCGCTCCCGCGAGCAGAAAAAAGCCAATATCTACAAAGGCAAGATCACTCGCATTGAACCCTCTCTTGAAGCCGCTTTCGTGGACTTCGGCGCCGAACGCCATGGTTTTCTGCCGCTGAAGGAAATTTCCCGTCAGTACTTCACCAAGGATCCCAAGGACATCCAGGGTCGCATCAATATAAAGGATGTGATCAAGGAAGGTCAGGAAGTGATCATCCAGGTGGACAAGGAAGAGCGCGGCAACAAAGGCGCCGCCCTGACCACCTTCATCAGCCTGGCCGGCCGTTACCTGGTGCTGATGCCCAACAATCCGCGCGCCGGCGGCATTTCCCGCCGTATCGAGGGCGAGGAACGCCAGCAGCTCAAGGAAGCCCTGGCCAGCCTCAAGCTGCCCGATGAAATGGGCGTGATCGTGCGTACCGCCGGTCTCGGCCGTGGCGCCGAGGAACTGCAGTGGGACCTGGATTACCTGCTCAAATTGTGGGACTCCATTTCCGAAGCATCGCAGTCCCGCAAGGCCCCGTTCCTGATCTATCAGGAATCCAATGTCATCATCCGCGCCATCCGCGACTACCTGCGCAAGGACATCGGCGAGGTGCTAATCGACTCCGAGAAGGTGTTCGAGGAAGCCCAGGCCTTCGTCCAGCAGGTGATGGCCGACTACAAGCACAAGATCAAGCTGTATAACGAGGAGATCCCGCTGTTCTCCCGTTTCCAGATCGAATCCCAGATCGAGACCGCGTTCGAACGGGAAGTGAAACTGCCTTCCGGCGGCTCCATCGTTATCGATCCCACCGAAGCGCTGGTGTCCATCGACATCAACTCCTCCCGTGCCACCAAGGGCGCGGACATCGAGGAAACCGCCCTGCAAACCAACCTGGAAGCCGCCGACGAGATCGCCCGGCAACTGCGGTTGCGGGATATCGGCGGCCTGATCGTGGTGGACTTCATCGATATGGGGCCAGCCCGCAACCAGCGCGAAGTGGAAAACCGCATGCGCGACGCCCTGGAAGCGGACCGTGCCCGCATCCAGCTGGGCCGTATTTCACGCTTCGGTCTGCTGGAACTGTCCCGTCAGCGGCTGCGCCCCAGCCTCGGCGAGACCTCCAGCATCGTTTGCCCGCGCTGTAATGGCCAGGGCCATATCCGTGACGTGAAGTCCCTGGCGCTGAGCATCCTGCGCCTGATCGAAGAAGAGGTGATGAAGGAGCGCACCGGCGAAATCCAGGCCCAGGTACCGGTGGCCGTGGGCACCTTCCTGCTCAACGAAAAACGCCCCGTGCTGCGCGATATCGAAACCGCGCACAACGCCCGGGTGGTGGTGATCCCCAACCCGAACCTGGAAACGCCCCACTTCCTGGTCGAACGGATCCGCGACGATCAAGTCAAATCGCAGACCAGCCACGAGCTGGAACTGGTGGACAACAGCGCCGAGGAGCCCGTCACCAATACCCAGGAAGCCCCGGCGAAACCCCAGGAGCCGGCGGTCAAGCTGATCACTCCGGACACCGCTCCGCCAACGCCCAAGGCGCAGCCGGCCGCCGCGGCCCCTGCACCCGCGGCCGCACCGGCGGCGGCCGAAAGCGCTCCCGGCCTGTTCGCCCGACTGCTGGGCTGGTTCGCTGCCGTGTTCGGTGGCGGTGCCGGGCAGGAACAGAAACAGCAATCCAAGGGCGGCCAGAAAGACGGACGCCGCCAGCAGGAGCGCGCTCCGCAAAACCGTGACCAGCGCGACAACCGCGACAAAGAGCGCGGCCGCCGTCAGCCGGAGCGGGGCAACAACCGCAATAATCGCAACCGGCGGGATGACTCGGAGCAGCAGGACGATAACCGTCGTGGTAACCGTGGCAACCAGAATCGCAACCGCAACAAGGCGGAGGGTCGCGACGGTGACAACGCCGGCGGCGGCAATAACCGCCGCGGTCGCAACCGTGGCGGCGACCGCTCCTCGGACAACAAAAGCACGGACAACAAGTCCAGCGACGCCAAGTCCAGCGATACCAAGGCCACTGATGCCAAGGCGAATGAAAGCCAGGGCCGTCAGGAACGCCGTGGCGAAGGCCCCAAAGCCAACCGCCGCCAGGAAGCCAAGGATGATCGTCCGCTGCGCGAACGCGAACGACCGCGCAAGAGCCAGGACGACCGCAAGGCCCCGCAGCAGGACGCTCAGCAGCAGCGCAAGGAAGAGCCTCGCAACGACGGCAACAAGGCCGCCGCGCAACGGGACAACGGCCAGCGCCGCAATGATCAGCGCCAGCAAAACGCCGGCCGTGGCGAGTCCCAAGCGGACGACAAGCAGGATGCCGGTAACGGCGGCGCTCCGGTTCAACCACCGTTGATGACCAGTGAGGACAATACGCCGGGACGCGATCAGGAACGCGGCGACAGCCGTCCGCCCAAGGCCAAGCTGGTGCCAGCCCAGGAAGGGGCCCACGAAGGCGGCGAAGGCAATGCGCAAGCCGAGCAGGCACCGGCCCAGGCCAATCCGGCTCAGGCCAAACCTGTCCAGGATGGCGATGCCAGCAAAGACGCTCCGGCGGAGCAACAAAAGGACAGCTCCCGGCAGCAACACGACAAGCCGGTAAGCAAGCCGCAACAGCCGGAACAGGAAACCAAGCAGGAAGCGCCGAAGCCCGCCGCCGAAGCGCCGGCCCGGGACGAGAACCCGGCGGCCGCAGCCGAAGCGGAAGAGCAGTCAGTACCGCGTGCCGGCAACGATCCGCGCCAGCGTAACCGCCAGGCCGCGGCCCAGGCCCAGGCCGAGACCAAGCCGCAAGCGTCCGAGCCGGAACACACCAACGACGGCCCGGCCACGCAACCGGAACCCGTTACCAAACCGGTAGTGGAAAAACCGGCGGCGCCGGCGGCGGAAGAACCGCAACCGGCGGTTGAGCCAGCCCCTGCTCCAGTCAAGGCCGCGGAGAAAGCGCCGGAAAAAGCCGAGGACAGCAAGCCGGTCCCGGCCGAGCCGCCGAAACCGGCAGCGCCGACGGTTGAACCGGAAACGGAACAGAAAGCCGAGCCGAAAGCGGAACCGACGGCCGCAACGTCCCCCACGGACGACGCCAAGCCGGAAGTTGACAGCAAACCGGCGGAAGCGGCAAAGCCGTCGGTCAGCGCGGAACAGCCGGCACCGGCGAGCGACGCCCAAGGCACCGGCTCCGAAGCCGCGCCTCAAGCGCCGGCCGCCGCTCCGCAGGGCCGGGCCAGCAATGACCCGCGCCTGCGCCGTCGTCAGCAACAGCAGCAGGCGGCCGCCGCGGCGGACAGCACCAAGGACGCCGACACCGGCGCCTGA
- a CDS encoding tyrosine-type recombinase/integrase, translated as MAKIKLTKSAVDAAQARAQPVELRDTLVPGFLCKITPAGRKVFMLQYRTNAGERRKPALGLYGELTVEQARSLAQEWLAQVRRGGDPAAEKAAARQAPTVKELCIKFMEDYSSQRNKPSTQEGYQSVIDRNIIPMLGRMKVQDLKRPDVASMMKKMAHKPADANRTFSVMRKMFNLAEVWGYRPDGTNPCRHVPMYPNGKATHLISDEEMGKLFRYLDQLEAEGLEHAVIPLAIRLQFEFAARLSEIVSLQWDWIDLENRRVVWPDSKTGGMSKPMSEEAYRLLSTAARNATTPHVLPSPRHPARHLTDGEYYNGWSRTLKAAGVTHVGTHGIRHRSATDIANSGIPVKVGMALTAHKTVAMFMRYVHTEDKPVREAAELVASRRKAITGAKQSPAEVTA; from the coding sequence ATGGCGAAAATCAAACTCACCAAGTCCGCAGTCGATGCGGCACAAGCCCGAGCGCAGCCAGTCGAACTGCGCGATACCCTGGTTCCTGGCTTCCTGTGCAAGATCACCCCGGCAGGCCGCAAGGTGTTCATGCTCCAGTACCGCACGAATGCCGGAGAGCGGCGCAAACCTGCCTTGGGTCTGTACGGGGAACTGACCGTCGAACAGGCTCGGTCGCTGGCGCAGGAGTGGCTGGCGCAAGTGCGCCGGGGTGGCGACCCTGCTGCAGAGAAGGCTGCAGCGCGTCAGGCACCCACGGTCAAGGAACTGTGCATCAAGTTCATGGAGGACTACTCCAGCCAGCGCAACAAGCCGAGCACGCAAGAAGGCTATCAGAGCGTCATTGATCGCAACATTATCCCAATGCTTGGCCGTATGAAGGTACAGGATTTGAAGCGGCCTGACGTGGCTTCGATGATGAAGAAGATGGCGCACAAACCCGCCGATGCGAACCGCACGTTCAGCGTGATGCGCAAGATGTTCAACTTGGCAGAGGTATGGGGCTATCGCCCTGACGGCACCAATCCATGCCGCCATGTACCCATGTACCCGAACGGCAAGGCGACTCACCTCATCAGCGACGAGGAAATGGGCAAGTTGTTTCGCTACCTTGACCAGTTGGAGGCGGAAGGGCTGGAGCATGCTGTGATCCCGTTGGCCATCCGCCTGCAATTCGAGTTTGCCGCTCGCCTTTCTGAGATCGTCTCACTCCAATGGGATTGGATTGATCTGGAAAACCGGCGGGTGGTGTGGCCTGACAGCAAGACAGGCGGCATGTCCAAGCCCATGAGCGAAGAAGCCTATCGGCTTCTTTCGACGGCGGCTCGCAATGCGACGACGCCCCATGTACTACCGTCTCCGCGTCACCCCGCTCGGCATCTGACCGATGGCGAGTATTACAACGGTTGGAGTCGCACTCTCAAAGCTGCAGGCGTGACGCATGTGGGCACGCACGGTATCCGTCACCGCTCGGCGACGGACATTGCCAATTCTGGCATCCCGGTGAAGGTCGGTATGGCGCTGACGGCGCACAAGACCGTGGCGATGTTCATGCGCTACGTCCACACCGAAGACAAACCAGTGCGGGAGGCCGCTGAGTTGGTGGCGAGCCGACGCAAGGCGATCACCGGCGCTAAGCAATCGCCTGCGGAGGTGACAGCATGA
- a CDS encoding PDDEXK nuclease domain-containing protein gives MSRRRVANPSPTEPKALLGDIRALIEASHQRAASAVNAELTLLFWRIGQRIHTEVLAGQRAEYGEEIMPSLAEQLVRDYGRSFADKNLRRMVQFAATYPEEPIVVTLSRQLSWSHFVALLPLKDSLQRDYYAQMAGAEGWSVRTLRERIDSMLYERTALSQKPEETIAQELATLRDAKRMTPALVMRDPYILDFLGLRDSWQESDLEAAIIREMEAFLLELGAGFCFVARQKRIQIDDDDFHLDLLFYNRKLRRLVAVELKIGEFKAAYKGQMELYLRWLDKHEREPEEASPLGIILCTGKKREQIELLELDKSGIHVAEYLTSLPPRAVLGEKLQQATERARLQIEQREPGESPDSTIRASRRPGVGFAGCAPRFVSNRGHSALTPDAFGPDGPARSACPKVDCVKWAGVGGLAVPFTVSRRSRRQ, from the coding sequence ATGAGCAGACGCAGGGTTGCCAACCCTTCACCAACAGAGCCGAAGGCGCTGTTGGGTGACATTCGGGCACTGATCGAGGCATCGCACCAGCGCGCCGCCTCGGCGGTCAATGCCGAACTGACCTTGCTGTTCTGGAGGATCGGCCAGCGTATCCATACGGAGGTGCTGGCCGGGCAGCGGGCCGAGTACGGCGAGGAAATCATGCCATCCCTGGCCGAGCAGCTTGTCCGCGACTACGGGCGCAGTTTCGCGGACAAGAACCTGCGCCGGATGGTGCAGTTCGCGGCCACTTACCCCGAAGAGCCAATTGTCGTGACGCTGTCACGACAATTGAGCTGGTCGCATTTCGTGGCCTTGCTGCCGCTGAAAGATTCGCTCCAGCGGGACTATTACGCGCAGATGGCAGGTGCCGAGGGCTGGAGCGTGCGGACGCTACGCGAGCGCATCGACTCAATGCTGTACGAACGCACAGCGCTGTCTCAGAAGCCAGAGGAAACCATCGCGCAGGAACTGGCGACCCTGCGCGATGCAAAGCGCATGACCCCAGCACTGGTCATGCGCGATCCCTACATCCTCGACTTCCTGGGGCTGCGGGATAGCTGGCAGGAAAGCGATCTGGAGGCGGCCATCATCCGCGAAATGGAAGCCTTCCTGCTGGAGCTGGGGGCGGGCTTCTGCTTCGTCGCGCGGCAGAAACGCATCCAGATTGACGACGACGACTTTCACCTTGACCTGCTGTTCTACAACCGCAAGCTGCGGCGGCTGGTGGCGGTGGAGTTGAAGATCGGCGAGTTCAAGGCGGCCTACAAAGGGCAGATGGAGCTTTACCTGCGCTGGCTGGACAAGCATGAGCGGGAGCCGGAAGAAGCCTCGCCGCTGGGGATCATCCTTTGCACCGGCAAGAAGCGCGAACAGATCGAATTGCTGGAACTGGACAAGTCAGGCATCCATGTCGCCGAGTACCTGACCAGCTTGCCGCCGCGAGCGGTGCTGGGCGAGAAGCTGCAGCAGGCGACCGAGCGGGCGCGGTTGCAGATCGAGCAGCGGGAACCTGGCGAAAGTCCTGACAGCACCATCCGTGCGTCCCGGCGTCCCGGCGTCGGGTTCGCGGGCTGCGCCCCGCGCTTCGTGTCGAATCGCGGCCATTCGGCTTTGACCCCTGACGCCTTCGGCCCTGACGGGCCTGCGCGCTCCGCTTGCCCGAAAGTCGACTGTGTGAAGTGGGCGGGTGTAGGCGGTCTTGCTGTTCCCTTCACCGTATCACGGCGTTCTCGCCGTCAATGA
- the radC gene encoding RadC family protein, which yields MSQLSFSSLDDALLVRDAKGRYLPASVDQILEAARQAIELKMQRGAEFISPVLVKEYLRNKLAGFEHEVFAILFLDTRHRLIEYREMFHGTIDSASVYPREVVKEALRLNAAAVILSHNHPSGSPEPSQADKMLTQRLKEALGLVDIRVLDHVIVGGSSSTSFAEHGLL from the coding sequence ATGTCCCAACTGTCTTTTTCCTCGCTCGATGACGCTTTGCTGGTGCGTGACGCCAAGGGGCGCTACCTGCCGGCATCGGTGGATCAAATTCTTGAAGCGGCACGCCAGGCCATTGAACTGAAGATGCAACGTGGTGCTGAGTTCATTTCCCCGGTGCTGGTCAAAGAGTACCTGCGCAACAAGCTGGCAGGTTTCGAGCATGAAGTCTTTGCGATACTGTTTCTGGATACGCGCCACCGGTTGATCGAGTACCGGGAGATGTTCCACGGCACCATCGACAGTGCCTCGGTGTATCCGCGTGAAGTGGTCAAGGAGGCGCTACGGCTCAATGCGGCGGCGGTGATCCTCTCGCACAACCATCCGAGCGGGAGTCCTGAGCCGTCTCAGGCCGACAAGATGCTGACGCAGCGGCTTAAGGAAGCGCTGGGGTTGGTCGATATACGCGTGCTCGATCATGTCATTGTCGGCGGCAGCAGTTCCACGTCCTTCGCCGAACATGGCCTGTTGTGA